CAAACCGACCTTCAAGAGCAAGGTTCCGGCGCTGAAAGGCTCCCCCCAGAAGCGCGGGGTGTGCACCCGCGTGTACACCACCACACCGAAGAAACCAAATTCGGCGTTGCGCAAGGTCGCCAAGGTGCGGCTGACCAACGGGTTTGAGGTGATCAGTTACATCGGCGGCGAGGGGCACAACTTGCAGGAGCATTCGGTCGTGCTGATCCGCGGCGGACGAGTGAAGGACCTGCCGGGCGTGCGCTACCACGTCGTGCGTGGAAGCCTGGATACGCAAGGCGTGAAGGACCGCAAGCAGGGCCGCTCGAAGTACGGCGCCAAGCGCCCGAAAGCGGCCTGAGGCTAGCAAACAGTTACGCCGCAAATGTCTTAAAGGAGCGCGGGGCCGACCGGAACGAACGGCGAGCGGCAGGCCATTCATCCAGTCAGCGTGCGCCCTGCAACCATCAGCGAAGCAAACATGCCACGACGCAGAGAAGTTCCGAAGCGCGAAGCGCTGCCGGATCCCAAATACCACAACCAGGACGTTGCGAAGTTCATGAACGTCATCATGACGCGCGGCAAGAAGTCGGTCGCCGAGCGTATCGTTTATGGCGCGCTCGACCAGATCGGCAAGAAGGGTGGCAAGGATCCTCTGGAGGTCTTCAGCCAGGCCCTGCAGAACGTGCGTCCGATGGTGGAGGTGAAAAGCCGCCGGGTCGGCGGCGCCAACTACCAGGTTCCGGTCGAGGTGCGCCCGGTGCGTCGCACGGCACTGGCGATGCGCTGGCTGCGCGACGCGGCGCGCAAGCGCGGCGAGAAGTCGATGGCGGCCCGGCTCGCGAGCGAGCTGCAGGAAGCGGCGGAGGGCCGCGGCGGTGCAGTGAAGAAGCGCGAAGAGGTCCATCGCATGGCCGAAGCGAACAAGGCCTTCGCCCACTACCGCTTCTAGTCGATCCAATCAGCAGAAGAAAGCAGTTCAATGCCCCGCACGACTCCCATCGAACGCTACCGGAACATCGGGATCAGCGCGCACATCGACGCCGGCAAGACCACGACCACGGAGCGCATCCTGTTCTACACCGGCGTGTCGCACAAGATC
This genomic interval from Burkholderiales bacterium contains the following:
- the rpsG gene encoding 30S ribosomal protein S7 — its product is MPRRREVPKREALPDPKYHNQDVAKFMNVIMTRGKKSVAERIVYGALDQIGKKGGKDPLEVFSQALQNVRPMVEVKSRRVGGANYQVPVEVRPVRRTALAMRWLRDAARKRGEKSMAARLASELQEAAEGRGGAVKKREEVHRMAEANKAFAHYRF
- the rpsL gene encoding 30S ribosomal protein S12, encoding MPTINQLVRKARVKPTFKSKVPALKGSPQKRGVCTRVYTTTPKKPNSALRKVAKVRLTNGFEVISYIGGEGHNLQEHSVVLIRGGRVKDLPGVRYHVVRGSLDTQGVKDRKQGRSKYGAKRPKAA